One Setaria viridis chromosome 7, Setaria_viridis_v4.0, whole genome shotgun sequence genomic region harbors:
- the LOC117865252 gene encoding ammonium transporter 1 member 1 has protein sequence MSTCAADLAPLLGPAAANATDYLCSQFTDTASAVDATYLLFSAYLVFAMQLGFAMLCAGSVRAKNTMNIMLTNVLDAAAGALFYYLFGFAFAFGTPSNGFIGKQFFGLKHLPKTGFDYPFFLYQWAFAIAAAGITSGSIAERTQFVAYLIYSAFLTGFVYPVVSHWFWSTDGWAAASRTSGPLLFGSGVIDFAGSGVVHMVGGVAGLWGALIEGPRIGRFDHAGRSVALKGHSASLVVLGTFLLWFGWYGFNPGSFTTILKSYGPTGSIHGQWSAVGRTAVTTTLAGSVAALTTLFGKRLQTGHWNVVDVCNGLLGGFAAITAGCSVVDPWAAVICGFVSAWVLIGANALAARLRFDDPLEAAQLHGGCGAWGILFTALFARKRYVEEIYGAGRPYGLFMGGGGRLLAAHVIQILVIAGWVSCTMGPLFYALKKLDLLRISADDEMAGMDMTRHGGFAYVYHDEDPGDKAGVGGFMLRSAQNRVEPAAAATGNQV, from the coding sequence ATGTCGACGTGCGCGGCGGACCTTGCGCCGCTGctgggcccggcggcggcgaacgccaCGGACTACCTCTGCAGCCAGTTCACGGacacggcctcggcggtggaCGCCACGTACCTGCTCTTCTCGGCGTACCTCGTCTTCGCCATGCAGCTCGGCTTCGCCATGCTCTGCGCGGGCTCCGTCCGCGCCAAGAACACCATGAACATCATGCTCACCAACGTGCtcgacgccgcggcgggggcgctCTTCTACTACCTCTTCGGCTTCGCCTTCGCCTTCGGCACGCCCTCCAACGGCTTCATCGGGAAGCAGTTCTTCGGGCTCAAGCACCTCCCCAAGACCGGGTTCGACTACCCCTTCTTCCTCTACCAGTGGGccttcgccatcgccgccgcgggcaTCACGTCGGGGTCCATCGCCGAGAGGACGCAGTTCGTCGCCTACCTCATCTACTCCGCGTTCCTCACGGGGTTCGTGTACCCCGTGGTGTCCCACTGGTTCTGGTCCACCGACGGGTGGGCCGCCGCGAGCCGCACGTCCGGACCGCTCCTCTTCGGCTCCGGCGTCATCGACTTCGCCGGCTCCGGTGTCGTCCACATggtcggcggcgtcgcgggccTGTGGGGCGCGCTCATCGAGGGCCCCCGTATCGGGCGCTTCGACCACGCCGGCCGCTCCGTGGCGCTCAAGGGCCACAGCGCGTCGCTCGTCGTGCTCGGCACCTTCCTCCTGTGGTTCGGCTGGTACGGGTTCAACCCGGGGTCCTTCACCACCATCCTCAAGTCCTACGGCCCCACAGGCAGCATCCACGGGCAGTGGTCGGCCGTGGGCCGCACCGCCGTCACCACCACCCTCGCCGGCAGCGTCGCCGCGCTCACCACGCTGTTCGGGAAGCGGCTCCAGACGGGCCACTGGAACGTGGTGGACGTCTGCAACGGGCTCCTCGGCGGGTTCGCCGCTATCACCGCCGGGTGCAGCGTCGTCGACCCGTGGGCCGCCGTGATCTGCGGGTTCGTGTCGGCGTGGGTGCTCATCGGGGCGAACGCGCTCGCCGCGCGCCTCAGGTTCGACGACCCGCTGGAGGCCGCGCAGCTCCACGGCGGGTGCGGCGCGTGGGGGATCCTCTTCACGGCACTCTTCGCGAGGAAGAGGTACGtggaggagatctacggcgcgGGGAGGCCCTACGGGCTCttcatgggcggcggcgggcgcctcctcgccgcgcacgTCATCCAGATCCTGGTCATCGCGGGGTGGGTGAGCTGCACCATGGGCCCGCTCTTCTACGCGCTGAAGAAGCTGGACCTGCTGCGCATCTCGGCCGACGACGAGATGGCCGGCATGGACATGACCCGGCACGGCGGCTTCGCCTACGTGTACCACGACGAGGACCCCGGCGACAAGGCCGGGGTTGGTGGCTTCATGCTCCGGTCCGCGCAGAACCGCgtcgagccggcggcggcggcgaccggcaaTCAGGTGTGA